The genomic DNA CATCGTCCTCACGAACTCGCTCTACGTGGTCGATATGACCGAGCAGGTCGTCGTGACGCAGTTCGGCGATCCGATCGGTGACCCGGTCACCGAGCCGGGACTGCATACGAAGGCGCCGTTCATCCAGAAGGCCAACTACTTCGACAAGCGTATCCTGGAGTGGGACGGCAACCCGAGCCAGATCCCGACGAAGGACAAGAAGTACATCTGGGTCGACACGTTCGCTCGATGGCGCATCATCGACCCGCTCAAGTTCATGCAGTCGGTGTCGAACGAGCTCGGAGCGCAGGCGCGCCTCGATGACGTCATCGATGCCGCCGCGCGCGACAGGGTCACGAACCAGCTTCTGCTCGAGGTGGTACGGAACACGGACCGGGAGCTTCCCTTCGTCGATCTCGAGGTCCAGACGCAGGCCGCCGAGGACACCGCGGCCGTGACCGTCGGGAGGACCGAGATCACGCGGCGGATCTTCCGGCAGGCCTCGGAGCAGATGCCGAGATACGGCATCGAGCTCATCGACGTCCGCGTCAAGCGCGTCAACTACGTCGAGGAGGTCAGGCAGAACGTCTACGAGCGCATGATCTCCGAGCGGAAGCGGATCGCGGAGCGGTACCGGTCGGAGGGACAGGGCGAGAGCGCCGAGATCCGTGGACAGAAGGAGAAGGAGCTCGACCGCATCCACTCGGAGGCGTACGAGATCGCCGAGGAGATCAAGGGCCGGGCCGACGGCGAGGCCACCGCCATCTACGCCCGGGCGTACGGTCGCGACCCCGACTTCTACCAGTTCCTGCGGACGCTCGAAAGCTATCAGGAGACGATCGACGAGGAGAGCTCGCTCATCATCACGACCGACAGTGAGTACTTCAAACTGCTGAAGAGCATGTCGACGAAGTGACGGTCGGCGCGCCGTGGTCTCCGTACCTTCGAAGACCGGACAGCCGGGCCCGCAGCGAGAGACGCCCCGCCTGACAACGGCGGGGCGTCGTTGTTCCGGTAGCGCTGCGACGTCGTCGGGTCGCTTCAGCTCCTGCGACCGACGACGATCATCCTTCTGCTGCTGCTCCGATACGGTTCGCCGTCGATGCCGCCGAAAGCGACCTCCAGCGGCGCGCCCGCCCTCTCGAGCAGCCGCTTCATCTGACCCAACGTGTAGAGCCGCATCCTCGTGCGGCTCCGTTCGACGGTGTCTCTCCTTCTGAACGTCCAGCGGCCTTCGAGCCGTTCCGTCGCCGCGTCCCATCGGTTCCGCGAGACGGCCGTGAGATCGCCCACGCTGTGCTCGACTTCCTTGAGGAAGTGCCTGAGCACGTAGGGACGACCGACGCTCTCCACGAGAACAGCGCCGCCGGGCCGCGTCAGCCGGACGAGTTCGCGCAGCACCGCCTCGTTCTCCTCATCAGAGAAGTACCCGAAGCTCCCGCCCCAGCTCACGGCGGCGTCGAACCCGGGCTCGAGTCCGGTCGCGCGCATGTCGCCGAGCCGGACGCATGCCTCGACCCCCGAGCGGCGCACGCGGTCGCGCGCCCTCCGGACGCTCCTCCGACAGGCATCGAGTCCGACGACCCTGTGCCCCATCCTGGCAAGCTCCAGCAGGATGCGTCCGTCCCCGCACGGAACGTCGGCCACACGACTGTGAGGTGTCAGTCCCAGCGCCTCCTCCAGGAAGGCGGCCTCATCGACGGCTTTTCTCC from Candidatus Effluviviaceae Genus V sp. includes the following:
- the hflC gene encoding protease modulator HflC; this translates as MNAGRVITVAVLVIVGLIVLTNSLYVVDMTEQVVVTQFGDPIGDPVTEPGLHTKAPFIQKANYFDKRILEWDGNPSQIPTKDKKYIWVDTFARWRIIDPLKFMQSVSNELGAQARLDDVIDAAARDRVTNQLLLEVVRNTDRELPFVDLEVQTQAAEDTAAVTVGRTEITRRIFRQASEQMPRYGIELIDVRVKRVNYVEEVRQNVYERMISERKRIAERYRSEGQGESAEIRGQKEKELDRIHSEAYEIAEEIKGRADGEATAIYARAYGRDPDFYQFLRTLESYQETIDEESSLIITTDSEYFKLLKSMSTK
- a CDS encoding methyltransferase domain-containing protein, producing the protein MTHWTEEFFGGAWNIIQRSPELRRKAVDEAAFLEEALGLTPHSRVADVPCGDGRILLELARMGHRVVGLDACRRSVRRARDRVRRSGVEACVRLGDMRATGLEPGFDAAVSWGGSFGYFSDEENEAVLRELVRLTRPGGAVLVESVGRPYVLRHFLKEVEHSVGDLTAVSRNRWDAATERLEGRWTFRRRDTVERSRTRMRLYTLGQMKRLLERAGAPLEVAFGGIDGEPYRSSSRRMIVVGRRS